GCAAGGATCAGAGCGTATTCAGCAGCTGAAGCACCTGATTCATCACGAATAAAAGTTTTTACAAAGGTCATTTCATTTACCCCAATTAATGCACCAAAACTCGGAAGAGTGAGCATCGGTACTGTCCAAATCATGGCATCTGACTTTTTTGTCAGCTTACCCGTGCCGAGGGGGTAAATGCGATCGGAACCAGCGCGACCCGTTATCTTATTGACCGGCTCGCGCCGGATCATCACGCTTTGGCTCCCCTCGGAACGCCAATAATGATCTTCAGTTAACCCCCATTGGTCAACGAAACTGACCTAACAATAAATTAAGTCCAAAAATCAGTTTGTTAAACGCGAAATTCGGTAAGAAACTCGGTTAACATGAAGGCATTGTGATGCAAGCGAGTCCCCGAATCAATTAAAAAGCGACCAAAAGTCGCGAAATAGCTAAACAACTGATTCTTTGTCGTGTTTTTACAATTCGCGCGTTAACATATGCAAACGCCAGACATGTAAGTGGGGAATTTGCAACGCCTGTGCTTGACAAGTCTGCCTCTTGTTTAGGCCAATGCTTCAACTGCCAGTGCAAAGATCGCTGGGCACTATATACAGCGAGAACGCCATTTATTCGGTTGATCGCTCATCCGGGGCGGTGACGCGATTGATTGTGGTATCCACTAACAGCGCCACCATTATACGCGACAATTTGGCCGCCAGGCAGCTGTTGATTGCCCGCTGGAGCGGCTTTGGCAAAATCTGTCGGCCTTCGCTTTACAGCCCGATTTAGCCGTGAATCTGTAACTTTGCCTAACGAACTGTACCACATTCGGACAGGGCGCTCCTGGCATTGGTTAACATGAGATTTTTTAGTGATTTCGGGCGGATCGCCGCGAACAAAATATGGTTACCGGCCTTGCAACCAATGCGATTCACTGTTCTGATCTAACTAACAAAAAGCCCAGATTCCGAGTCGCGCACAGGCGCATCGGACTTCGACAAGGGCAGAATTTCGGGCCGCAAGACATGATGTATCTGCTTTGCAGGTGATCCCGAACCGGGAGATCTGCAAAGGCCAGTTTTGTCATGACTTGCTAACGGGGATGGATGGTCTGTCCCGCATAAAGAGGTCTATAAAGATGGTTGATTTCGAAGGCGGAAAACGCGGGGGTTTCGAACTGGAAAATGGCGTTGAGGACAGCCTCAACCCAGGCTCGAATTCACTTCAGGAAACCACGGCAAGTGGCTCAAACGGAACAAGAGTTCTGGCAGCGGATGCAAATGGCGTCGTTGTACTTCCTGAAGGTGTTTCGCTTGACGATATCACCGTCGTCGGGCGCGATCTGGTCATCAATCTGGCCGACGGTTCGCAGATCGTCATTCCTGATGGCGCGATCATTGTTCCTCAGCTTGTTATTGACGGCGTAGCGGTTCCGCCACTCAACCTCGCTGCGCTTTTGAACGATGCTGAAATCAATCCTGAGGCCGAGCCGACACAGGTTCCCAGCTCGGGCGGTAACTTCGCTGGTGATGTAGGCCCCATCCAGGACGCTTTCGACCTTGGCGACCTGCTGCCCTATACCGACCTTGCTCGCGTGGTAGAGGAAGAAGAGGAAGTCCTTCCCGATATCGTTAACCGCGAACCGGACGTAGTCATCGAAACGCCTGACAACCCGGTTGGTGTTGAGAATGCGATTGCAACCGTCGCAGAGCGTGGCTTGCCCGAACGTGGCAGCGAACCGGAAGGTACAGCGTCGGAAACCGATGCCGAAACCACTTCGGGAACGATTGTCTTCAACGCGCCTGATGGGCTTTCTGCTATCCTTATCAATGGCGTTGAAATTTCTTCCGTTGGACAGGTATTCAGTTCTCCGTTCGGTGATCTAACGATCACCTCAATCGATCTCGCCAATGGTGAGATCGGCTTCAGCTACACTTTGGCCGACAACCTCGTGGGTGAAACTGTCGATGGTTTCTTTGAGGCCACTGTAATCGATAGAGACGGCGATACTGCGAATGCAAGCCTCAGTATTATCGTTGAAGACGACAGCCCGATCGCAGCCGATGACATCGGCATTGTTCCGGCCGGCACGCATGATCCGATCACGGGCAATGTACTCGATAATGATGAATCGGGTGCAGATGATTACTCGCTCGACGGTGCAGTATCTGGATTTACCAATGCAACTGGTTCGGCGGACGCCGGTGAAACGCTGCAAGGCGAATACGGCACGCTGACGCTAAATGCTGATGGCAGCTATACCTATACGCGTGATGTCAATACGCCAGGCGGTGTCGAAGAAAGCTTCGATTATACTATCGTCGATCAGGATGGCAGCACGTCAACGGCTACGTTGACCATCACAATTGAAGACGCTCCCGATACAATTCAGATCCCAGATGTTGGTGATGGCACGATCGTTAACGAGGGTGGTCTTCCTCCACGCGGCGAAGAACCGGTTGGCTCAGGTGAAGGCGCCGACGGAGATCCTGACGATAATTCGGACACCAGCGAGACGACCGGCTCGACAATCACATTCAATTCGCCTGACGGCGTAGACAGCATCACAATCAACGGTGTTGAGGTTAACCTCGACAATGATGCCGGAAACGATGCTGATGACCAGGTCATCATCGACGACGCAACTGGCACGCTCGTGATTACTTCGGTCACCTATGATCCGGTCACCGGCGACGGTACTATCGTCTACGAATACACATTAGGCGACAATACTAATGGTGATGACACCTCGGTCTCGTTCGACGTTGTTGTAACTGACCTTGATGGTGACGAAGCTGAAGACACGCTCACTATCACTATCATCGACGATGTTCCGACAGCTGCTGATGATGCTGCACAGAGTGTAGCTGAAGATGCGGTTGGCACTATTGGTGCGAATGTACTGGCGAATGACACGCAGGGTGCTGATGGCGCTACAGTGACATCGTTTACTGTTGGTGGTGTTGAGACGGCTGTTCCGCAGGACGGTACGGATGCGTCTTACAGCAATGCCAATGGCACTTACACGATGGATATGGACGGGAACTGGACCTTTGATCCTAACCTGAACCTT
The Altererythrobacter ishigakiensis genome window above contains:
- a CDS encoding Flp family type IVb pilin, whose protein sequence is MIRREPVNKITGRAGSDRIYPLGTGKLTKKSDAMIWTVPMLTLPSFGALIGVNEMTFVKTFIRDESGASAAEYALILAVVGAGIAFAAFALGQAISSSIGNATTQVNTCSAGNTSGCSA